Within the Achromobacter spanius genome, the region GTGGGCAAGCCCTGGTGGCTGACGCCGCGCTGGCGTTGGCGCAGTTGGGCAACGCGCTGACCGGCTGGCGGGCCGACCTGGATTGGACGGAAGCATCCCGACGGCTTGGGGCGCAATGGCGCGAACGGGTCCTGGCATTGACCACGGCAGCGCCGGATGGCCTGCCCTACGAGGCCGACGTGATCGGCGCGGTGCAGTCTTCCGATACGGCGTCGTCGCACCATGACATTGTCGTGTGCGCCGCCGGGACGCTGCCTGCTGAACTGCACAAGCTGTGGCGCAGCAGCCTGCCGGGCGGCTACCACGTGGAATACGGCTATTCCTGCATGGGATATGAAATCGCGGGAGGCCTGGGCGTGAAGCTGGCCCATCCAGACAAGGAAGTCATCGTGATGGTGGGCGACGGTTCCTACTTGATGATGAACTCCGAAATTGCCACGTCGGTCATGTTGGGGTGCAAGCTGATCATCGTGTTGCTCGACAACCGTGGCTTTGGATGCATCAACCGCCTGCAGCACGCTTGCGGGGGCGAAAACTACAACAACTTGCTGGACGACTGCATCGCACCCGCGGGCATCGCGCCCCGCATCGACTTTGCGGCGCACGCCCGCAGTCTTGGCGCGCATGCCGAGCACGTCGCTGATGTTGCTGAACTCGTACTGCGCTTGCGCGAGGCGCGCAGCCGTCAACACACCACGGTGTTGGTCATTGATACGTCCGCGTCACGCACGACTTCGGACGGCGGCTGCTGGTGGGACGTAGCCGTGCCGGAAGTGTCTGACCGCGCTCAAGCGCAAGCGGCCCACGCGGCCTATGTCGCCAATAAACGCCGACAGGCACTTTGAAGGAGCCGGCACTGTGAACAAAGAGTCTGCGTGGAAGGTGCGCATCGGCGTCAACCCCATCTCGTGGAGCAACGACGACCTGCCTACGCTAGGCGGCGACACGCCGCTTGCAACGGCCTTGTCCGAAGGTGCGCGGATCGGATACGCGGGTTTCGAACTGGGCAACAAGTTCCCGCAGTCGCCACAGGCACTGAAGGCCGTGTTGGCGGAGTATGGCGTGGCATGCGTATCCGGCTGGTATTCGGGCCGACTCGCTCATCAGGGCGTGGATGCCGAGATCCGCGAGGGCGCGGCGCACATGGAAAAGCTGCAGGCGCAGGGTTGCAACGTGGTGGTCTACGGCGAGGTTGCCGATTCGATCCAGGGGCGGCGCGGCACACCCCTGGCCAAGCGGCCGCGCTGGCGCAGCGACGCATCCTGGAGCACCTATGGCAAGCGTTTGAACGCCTATGGCGAGCACCTGAAAGCACGCTACGGCCTGACCCTGGCCTATCACCATCACATGGGCGCCTACGTTGAAACCGCCGACGACGTCGACCGATTGATGGCGGTCACGGACGAGAACGTGGGCCTGCTATTCGACACGGGGCATTGCTATCTGGCGGGTGCCGTCGCGGGGCTGGACACCGACGTCGTGGCGCAATTGACGCGGCACGCGCAGCGTATCGTGCACGTGCATTGCAAGGATGTACGGTCCGGCATCGCGAGGGCGGCTCGCAACGAGGATTGGTCGTTCCTGGATGCGGTGATGAACGGCGTGTTCACGGTGCCCGGTGATGGTTGCATCGATTTTCGCGCGGTCTTGGCGGCATTGCACAACGCGGGGTATCAGGGCTGGCTGGTGGTCGAGGCCGAGCAGGATCCCGCCGTGGCGCCGTCCTACCAATATGCAAAGCTGGGCTATCAAACCTTGTCCGCCATGGTGGCTGAACTTCAGGGAGATCAGGCATGAGTTTATTGATCAAGGCCAGCGCAAGCGGCAGGCAGATCGTGGAAGTCACGCCCGCCAGCGCGGGCTGGAAGCATGTGGGATTTCGCGCGTTGCGCATGCTGCCTGATGAAGAAGAGCTATTCAGTACCGACGCCCGCGAATGCTGCATTGTGGTGTTGGCGGGCGAGGTGGATGTGAGCCTTGGCGCCCATCGCTATCGGGCGCTGGGCAGCCGCATGTCCGTGTTTGATCCGGTGTCGCCCTATGCCGTCTACGTGCCGCCTGGCAAAGGCGTGTCGATACGCGCGATCACGAATGTTGAGTTGGGGCTTTGCTTTGCCCCCGCGCTTGGGCGCCATGCTCCCCGCGTGATCGAGCCAATGTCGATGCAACGCAGCGTTCGCGGGCAAGGCAGCAATGCGCGGCATGTGTGTGACATCCTGCCTGAAAGCGACGTGGCGGAGCGGCTGCTGGTAGTCGAAGTGATTACGCCGGCGGGGCATGCTTCAAGCTATCCGCCGCACAAGCACGACACGGCGGAACCGGGCGAGACGCAGTTGGAAGAGACGTACTACCACCGCTTGAATCCGCCGCAAGGATTCGCGTTCCAGCGCGTCTATACCGATGATCGCAGTCTGGACGAGGCCATGGCCGTTGAAGATCACGATGTTGTGACGGTGCCGCGCGGCTACCATCC harbors:
- the iolB gene encoding 5-deoxy-glucuronate isomerase, with the translated sequence MSLLIKASASGRQIVEVTPASAGWKHVGFRALRMLPDEEELFSTDARECCIVVLAGEVDVSLGAHRYRALGSRMSVFDPVSPYAVYVPPGKGVSIRAITNVELGLCFAPALGRHAPRVIEPMSMQRSVRGQGSNARHVCDILPESDVAERLLVVEVITPAGHASSYPPHKHDTAEPGETQLEETYYHRLNPPQGFAFQRVYTDDRSLDEAMAVEDHDVVTVPRGYHPCVAPHGYDLYYLNTMAGPRREWAFRNDPRHEWILQASA
- the iolE gene encoding myo-inosose-2 dehydratase, giving the protein MNKESAWKVRIGVNPISWSNDDLPTLGGDTPLATALSEGARIGYAGFELGNKFPQSPQALKAVLAEYGVACVSGWYSGRLAHQGVDAEIREGAAHMEKLQAQGCNVVVYGEVADSIQGRRGTPLAKRPRWRSDASWSTYGKRLNAYGEHLKARYGLTLAYHHHMGAYVETADDVDRLMAVTDENVGLLFDTGHCYLAGAVAGLDTDVVAQLTRHAQRIVHVHCKDVRSGIARAARNEDWSFLDAVMNGVFTVPGDGCIDFRAVLAALHNAGYQGWLVVEAEQDPAVAPSYQYAKLGYQTLSAMVAELQGDQA